From Salvelinus namaycush isolate Seneca chromosome 27, SaNama_1.0, whole genome shotgun sequence, the proteins below share one genomic window:
- the olah gene encoding S-acyl fatty acid synthase thioesterase, medium chain, which produces MDKVINCFSKRPDAVARLICFPWAGGGSIHYARWGKILTSIEVFAVKLPGREARAKEPFFQSMEQIVDEVINVLLPVLKEKPFAFFGHSFGAMTSFAVADTLKRVHKLEPIHIFLSGASAPYSEMRIQAPKRSDLSDEEFLQWMTRIGGTPPELLANPEVVKLFLPALKADLHVVENYRCDRPESPLLSCPVTCFDGKQDMPHDLQAWKDISSGDFTVQMLPGAHFYLKDAANETVILDYITKYLEMAEMDYL; this is translated from the exons ATGGACAAGGTGATCAACTGCTTCAGTAAGAGACCTGATGCCGTGGCCAGGCTGATATGCTTCCCATGGGCAGGTGGAGGCTCCATACACTATGCACGCTGGGGGAAAATCCTCACCTCCATTGAAG TGTTTGCTGTCAAACTTCCTGGCAGGGAGGCTCGAGCCAAAGAGCCCTTCTTTCAAAGCATGGAGCAGATTGTAGATGAGGTCATCAATGTGCTACTGCCGGTGCTCAAGGAGAAACCGTTTGCCTTCTTTGGCCACAG CTTTGGCGCCATGACCAGCTTTGCTGTAGCAGATACTTTGAAAAGAGTCCACAAGCTGGAACCAATTCACATCTTCCTGTCTGGTGCCTCTGCACCCTAC TCTGAGATGCGTATCCAAGCCCCAAAGAGAAGTGATTTATCAGACGAGGAGTTCCTCCAGTGGATGACCAGGATTGGTGGGACTCCCCCCGAGTTACTGGCCAATCCTGAGGTTGTAAAGCTCTTCCTGCCTGCGCTGAAAGCTGACCTCCACGTGGTGGAGAACTACAG GTGTGACCGGCCAGAGAGTCCTCTCCTCTCATGCCCAGTCACATGCTTCGATGGAAAGCAGGACATGCCTCATGACTTACAAG CATGGAAAGACATATCATCTGGAGATTTTACAGTGCAAATGCTACCCGGAGCTCACTTTTATTTAAAAGATGCAGCCAATGAGACGGTCATATTGGACTACATCACGAAGTATCTGGAGATGGCGGAAATGGACTACTTGTAG